One genomic region from Leptospiraceae bacterium encodes:
- a CDS encoding AAA family ATPase codes for MEYVEIAGMKVPKFENTGKIPVYPSNFIETETSLKNLRNVLYPLLEGYPVLLVGDAGVGKNALIYYINARRNHPTIRFSFNEDTLPEDLIGSYRLLMDGKGFEWVNGPLISALRSGSTFVADEMNLCSPSVIKRFASVYESNYINMLEGDGSRVSAKNGFNFVGTQNPAEGFEGRKSLPFEITRHFATVYIDEYPPSEIYYILKKLYPDLAESLIQTCIRITMETEKRVTSGVLGKGDLEKYHFNLRTLKKACSRLNTYDPSSKQIFYRELENLYVEPFRQEEDRRRQAQLLRDELQVKDNLVPVEISFFVKDKTLYCNDKEVRIENEDRAKNLLNAIPLTSKIRLFLEKVLTAVQMKENILIEYGEEDDTNFLLPLLSELYGERLEIIHLSKGIHTSDILGSLKPLEDGNIKWIDGPLSRGIRNDSTIVITALEAAGAELIEKLNMLLDDARSLSLPPESGEEHPISLQNNTVIYAWKLFRKTKSTATISRAFRNRFTAIIFPKLEDSDSLTEILEFYLPEMELISLMVEFHIKLKDLSHRRVIGSANLNPYIFGLSNLLRWKDHILHNNHPESEKLKESIVLGGLIYYINQISDPKERYNMQRILEQGIKNRKFPEDLYEKIESKKKTYTIATDIEKKRWWDPELHKRDPNTGKAKLRNSGNPLKKGIEIDTPETGGETKEGADAWYGKDTRGNMGQGEPGGGGGAWGYRTEELYKQFLAKRKILWSYTIDVSLKEYKEIFGNQLDDVELNLEKLFDPEIDITRMYQNEGRRIDTRKYISFKNGRGDTRVFDKTIIDKKEEKLKGVEVVFLVSKSRRIFNFEYSVANLSALLSSCHIMNVHNVRFAVHSYSDRKNLKDKIDLSCIKNYEEEYDDAKEEELFRSLCTDWQGDSVYEYILLENCERYFTSESNTRIIVMISDFRGQRGKMYVEDEIASMENRKLKAEVLKNMKKSYIFLGVGLGTREIAKELFHDYVQINPDNFSNMPNLIGGELSRLILTHHSTV; via the coding sequence ATGGAGTATGTAGAGATTGCCGGGATGAAAGTCCCCAAATTTGAAAACACCGGGAAAATCCCCGTGTATCCTTCTAATTTCATTGAGACCGAGACCAGCCTGAAAAACCTCAGAAATGTCCTGTATCCCCTTTTAGAGGGTTATCCGGTGCTTTTAGTAGGAGACGCCGGGGTTGGAAAAAACGCTCTTATTTATTATATTAACGCTCGAAGAAACCATCCGACAATTCGTTTCAGCTTCAACGAAGATACACTTCCGGAAGATCTGATTGGTTCCTACAGGCTTTTGATGGATGGAAAAGGTTTTGAGTGGGTAAATGGACCTCTCATTTCGGCCCTGCGTTCCGGTTCCACGTTTGTGGCTGATGAAATGAATCTCTGTTCTCCATCGGTTATTAAGCGCTTCGCTTCGGTTTATGAATCGAATTATATTAATATGCTGGAAGGTGATGGTTCCAGGGTATCAGCAAAAAATGGTTTCAACTTTGTTGGAACTCAGAACCCTGCTGAAGGCTTTGAAGGTCGTAAGTCTCTACCTTTTGAAATTACAAGACATTTTGCCACCGTCTATATAGATGAATACCCTCCTTCTGAAATTTATTATATTCTAAAAAAACTATATCCGGATCTGGCCGAATCCCTTATCCAGACCTGTATCCGCATTACTATGGAAACGGAAAAACGGGTAACCTCCGGTGTCTTAGGTAAAGGAGATCTGGAAAAATACCACTTTAACTTGAGAACTTTAAAGAAAGCCTGTAGTCGATTAAATACTTACGATCCGAGTTCAAAACAGATTTTTTATAGAGAATTAGAAAACCTTTATGTAGAGCCTTTTCGACAGGAAGAAGATAGAAGAAGACAGGCTCAGCTTTTACGAGACGAACTGCAGGTCAAAGATAATCTTGTTCCGGTTGAAATCAGCTTTTTTGTCAAGGATAAAACTCTCTATTGCAATGATAAAGAAGTTCGAATTGAAAACGAAGACAGGGCTAAAAACTTATTAAACGCCATCCCTCTTACTTCTAAAATCCGTTTATTCTTAGAAAAAGTATTAACTGCCGTTCAGATGAAAGAAAACATCCTCATCGAATACGGAGAAGAAGACGATACCAACTTTTTATTGCCTCTTTTATCCGAACTTTACGGAGAACGTCTGGAAATCATTCATCTTTCCAAGGGTATTCATACCTCTGATATCCTCGGCTCTCTAAAACCGCTTGAAGATGGAAATATCAAGTGGATAGATGGACCTTTAAGTCGGGGGATACGTAACGATTCTACTATTGTGATTACAGCACTTGAAGCAGCCGGTGCAGAACTCATAGAGAAGTTAAACATGCTCCTAGATGATGCTCGTTCCCTGTCCCTGCCACCGGAAAGTGGAGAAGAACATCCTATTTCCCTGCAAAACAATACTGTAATTTATGCCTGGAAGCTCTTCCGTAAAACCAAGTCTACAGCTACCATTTCACGGGCTTTTAGAAACCGCTTCACTGCCATCATCTTTCCTAAATTAGAAGATTCAGATTCACTAACAGAAATCCTCGAATTTTATCTGCCGGAAATGGAACTCATTTCTCTCATGGTAGAATTCCACATAAAGCTTAAGGATCTTTCTCACAGAAGGGTTATTGGCTCTGCAAACCTGAATCCTTATATCTTCGGACTTTCCAACTTACTTCGCTGGAAAGACCACATTCTTCATAATAACCATCCGGAATCGGAAAAACTTAAAGAAAGCATTGTGCTTGGAGGACTTATCTACTACATCAACCAGATAAGCGATCCCAAAGAACGGTATAACATGCAAAGGATTTTGGAACAGGGTATCAAGAACCGAAAGTTTCCGGAAGACCTCTATGAAAAAATAGAGAGTAAAAAAAAAACCTATACGATAGCTACTGATATCGAAAAAAAGCGCTGGTGGGATCCTGAACTTCATAAGCGGGATCCCAATACAGGAAAAGCAAAGCTTCGTAATTCCGGGAATCCTTTAAAAAAAGGAATTGAAATCGACACACCGGAAACAGGAGGAGAGACCAAAGAAGGTGCCGATGCCTGGTATGGTAAGGATACCAGGGGAAATATGGGACAGGGAGAACCCGGAGGCGGTGGTGGTGCCTGGGGTTACAGAACCGAAGAACTCTATAAGCAATTCCTTGCAAAACGAAAAATTCTCTGGAGTTATACGATAGACGTTAGTCTCAAAGAATATAAGGAAATCTTTGGAAACCAGTTGGACGACGTCGAGCTTAACCTCGAAAAACTCTTTGACCCGGAAATTGATATTACCCGCATGTACCAAAACGAAGGCAGAAGAATTGACACCCGTAAGTACATCTCTTTTAAGAATGGCCGCGGAGATACCAGAGTTTTTGATAAAACGATCATAGATAAAAAAGAAGAGAAACTTAAAGGTGTTGAAGTAGTATTTCTGGTCAGCAAGTCCAGACGTATTTTTAATTTTGAATATTCGGTGGCTAATCTTTCCGCACTTTTAAGTAGTTGCCATATTATGAATGTGCATAATGTGCGTTTTGCAGTTCACAGCTATTCTGACAGGAAAAATTTAAAAGATAAGATAGACTTAAGTTGCATCAAAAATTATGAAGAAGAATACGATGATGCAAAGGAAGAAGAATTATTTCGCTCTTTATGTACAGATTGGCAGGGTGATTCGGTTTATGAGTATATTCTTTTGGAAAACTGCGAACGTTACTTCACTTCAGAATCTAATACAAGAATTATTGTAATGATTTCAGACTTTCGCGGACAAAGAGGAAAAATGTATGTGGAAGACGAAATCGCCTCCATGGAAAACCGCAAGCTTAAAGCCGAAGTTTTAAAGAACATGAAAAAATCATATATTTTCCTCGGGGTCGGACTCGGTACCCGCGAAATAGCAAAAGAATTATTCCATGATTATGTTCAAATTAATCCTGATAATTTTTCAAACATGCCGAACCTTATTGGAGGAGAACTTTCTAGATTAATTTTAACCCATCATAGCACTGTTTAA